A stretch of Leptospira hartskeerlii DNA encodes these proteins:
- the pckA gene encoding phosphoenolpyruvate carboxykinase (ATP), whose amino-acid sequence MQAQTQVKGLKELGLEPSEVFHNLSYDEIFEHEKNNGETVISSNGTMMVDTGIFTGRSPKDKYFVDEPSSNKNIWWGHINFKASEAVFEELYQKCVNYLSGKKLYVFDGYAGANPETRIGLRVVSEKAWQHHFCTNMFLRPSKEELANLLPEFTIINACGVKNEKYKEHGLNSEVFVIFNLAKKLCIIGGTEYGGEMKKGIFSVMNYKLPLEGILSMHCSANIGNKDGDTALFFGLSGTGKTTLSTDPNRKLIGDDEHGWDDNGIFNIEGGCYAKVINLDPKTEPEIFEAIKKDALLENVVYDEKTKVVDYSSAAKTENTRVSYPIYHIKNIQVPSKGDHPKVIIFLTYDAFGVLPPVSRLSIEQAMYHFLSGYTAKVAGTERGVKEPTATFSACFGAAFMTLHPTVYAKLLGEKMRKHNVRAYMMNTGLVGGAYGTGKRMNLPSTRKIIDEIMNGNIDKSGFTKHPIFQVEYPKTVEGVDSSILDPREAWADKAAYDESSKKLAGMFIENFKKYVEGSKDFDFTAFGPQLG is encoded by the coding sequence ATGCAGGCCCAGACGCAAGTGAAGGGACTGAAGGAGCTCGGTTTAGAGCCCTCCGAAGTCTTCCATAACCTTTCATACGACGAAATTTTCGAACACGAAAAAAATAACGGGGAAACAGTTATTTCCTCTAACGGAACCATGATGGTAGATACCGGTATTTTTACCGGACGTTCTCCAAAAGATAAATACTTCGTAGATGAACCTTCTTCTAACAAGAATATCTGGTGGGGTCATATTAACTTTAAAGCTTCCGAAGCTGTCTTCGAAGAGCTTTATCAAAAATGTGTAAACTACCTGAGCGGAAAAAAACTCTACGTATTCGACGGATACGCTGGCGCAAACCCTGAGACCAGAATCGGTCTTCGCGTGGTTTCCGAAAAAGCTTGGCAGCACCACTTCTGCACCAACATGTTCCTTCGCCCTAGCAAGGAAGAGTTGGCTAACCTTCTCCCTGAATTCACTATCATCAACGCTTGCGGAGTGAAGAACGAAAAATACAAAGAGCATGGCCTGAACTCAGAAGTATTCGTGATCTTCAACCTTGCAAAAAAACTTTGCATCATCGGTGGAACCGAATACGGCGGAGAAATGAAGAAAGGTATCTTCTCCGTAATGAACTACAAGTTGCCATTGGAAGGAATTCTTTCCATGCATTGTTCCGCGAATATCGGAAACAAGGATGGAGACACTGCTCTTTTCTTCGGACTTTCCGGAACCGGTAAGACAACTCTTTCCACCGACCCGAACCGCAAACTGATCGGAGACGATGAGCACGGTTGGGACGATAACGGAATTTTCAATATCGAAGGCGGTTGTTACGCGAAAGTGATCAACTTGGATCCTAAGACAGAGCCTGAAATTTTCGAAGCGATCAAGAAAGACGCTCTTTTAGAGAACGTAGTTTACGACGAAAAAACGAAAGTTGTAGATTATTCTTCCGCCGCTAAAACCGAAAACACCAGAGTTTCCTACCCGATCTACCATATCAAAAACATCCAAGTTCCTTCCAAAGGTGATCATCCTAAAGTGATCATCTTCTTAACTTACGATGCATTCGGAGTTCTTCCTCCTGTTTCTCGTCTGTCTATTGAACAAGCGATGTATCACTTCCTTTCCGGTTATACTGCAAAAGTTGCAGGAACTGAAAGAGGTGTTAAAGAGCCTACCGCTACATTCTCCGCTTGTTTCGGAGCTGCGTTCATGACACTTCACCCAACTGTTTATGCTAAATTGTTAGGTGAGAAGATGCGTAAACATAATGTTCGCGCATACATGATGAACACAGGACTTGTTGGCGGAGCTTACGGAACTGGTAAGAGGATGAACCTTCCTTCTACTCGTAAAATTATCGACGAGATCATGAACGGAAACATCGACAAATCCGGATTTACGAAGCATCCGATCTTCCAAGTAGAATATCCTAAAACTGTAGAAGGTGTAGATAGTTCTATCCTGGATCCTCGCGAGGCTTGGGCTGATAAGGCTGCATACGATGAGTCTTCCAAAAAGCTAGCTGGCATGTTTATTGAGAACTTCAAAAAATATGTAGAAGGCTCTAAAGACTTCGACTTCACAGCGTTTGGACCTCAGTTAGGCTAA
- a CDS encoding phasin-related domain-containing protein, whose protein sequence is MEKEIKEALNFAIGAAKTLREQADSILLKVEKEFKELSAKGSQDQSEVANNLRKYIEDALRSVEGLAGQVNSKVEEAKKEFGKKNSND, encoded by the coding sequence ATGGAAAAGGAAATTAAAGAAGCACTGAATTTCGCGATTGGAGCGGCAAAAACCCTGAGGGAACAAGCGGACAGTATTCTTTTAAAAGTGGAAAAAGAATTTAAAGAGCTCTCCGCAAAAGGTTCTCAGGACCAAAGCGAAGTTGCAAACAATCTTAGAAAGTATATCGAAGATGCATTACGTTCCGTGGAAGGTCTTGCTGGACAAGTTAATTCTAAAGTAGAAGAAGCAAAAAAAGAATTCGGTAAGAAAAACTCTAACGACTAA
- a CDS encoding CHAT domain-containing protein: MLNLIIDRVGAVNVFNILDSSGSGSESHLQSTMDEDLILEYIKEIENLVRVSVAIHQKSGQTPTLETDILHDLKILGETFYDQFFPAVIQEKLRLTTEKYLHFNIDPKLGVIPWELLHDGTCFLSDKFYIGKTVRGESSSTAFKEKEKLRMLIIADPTEDLEWAQKEGEQIFRVLSEKVPSSRLEIEFIGGRQVTKLKLLSLIKGKNIIHYSGHLYFSDDPLENGWLISEGKILKAREIKNSGFNTDMVFSNSCQSNKSATRNLNADLMNNFAGSFLMSGIKSFIGTNWEIADNQNTIDFTIQFYTNLFADKSIGESLYLAKEHARRNYDPSDLTWTNYSLHGQPIIRVVSDPTKGKPVHKIINPSLIFKFYPNPIAASYYKFTEKQKEESLTSYQLMEYLIFAFEEFSKVIGGILFSDHQNHSLGKYIPNNPDDAYNTERWWELMFQCLHDFRKLEITPVVTDLPEILFANKDTISKMIQWIDLYSKGQIQPESADGYLITFQYYFENLLTELEELERISIFLVSTNSNNHLFFRGIKPESSLVAAPMIKQDFIGEQIEKYRGKVIVFHEDRLQIFPLNCNIVENPETKELELAFLGFLPSKSGNLPHGGL, translated from the coding sequence ATGCTGAACCTAATCATAGACAGAGTCGGTGCCGTAAACGTATTCAATATTCTGGATAGTTCCGGTAGCGGATCGGAATCGCATCTTCAATCCACAATGGACGAAGATCTAATCCTAGAGTATATTAAGGAAATCGAAAACTTAGTTCGGGTTTCTGTCGCAATCCACCAAAAATCAGGACAAACTCCTACTCTAGAAACGGATATTCTGCACGATCTAAAAATCCTGGGAGAGACTTTTTACGATCAGTTCTTCCCTGCAGTAATCCAAGAAAAACTCAGACTTACTACTGAAAAATATCTTCACTTTAATATAGATCCGAAGTTAGGAGTGATCCCGTGGGAACTCCTACATGACGGCACTTGTTTCCTCTCAGATAAATTCTATATAGGAAAAACGGTAAGAGGAGAATCTAGTAGTACCGCCTTCAAAGAAAAAGAAAAGCTCCGAATGCTTATTATCGCGGATCCAACTGAGGATCTAGAATGGGCTCAAAAGGAAGGAGAGCAGATCTTTAGGGTTCTAAGTGAGAAGGTGCCGAGTTCCAGATTAGAGATCGAATTCATCGGCGGACGCCAAGTTACTAAATTAAAACTTCTTTCTCTTATCAAAGGAAAGAATATCATCCATTACTCGGGACATCTATATTTCTCAGATGATCCTTTGGAAAACGGATGGTTGATCTCTGAAGGAAAGATCCTGAAAGCAAGAGAGATTAAAAACTCCGGATTCAATACCGATATGGTATTTTCCAACTCTTGCCAATCCAACAAGAGCGCTACTAGAAATCTAAACGCAGACCTGATGAATAATTTTGCAGGATCCTTTTTGATGTCCGGGATCAAAAGTTTTATCGGCACTAACTGGGAAATCGCGGATAATCAGAATACGATCGATTTCACCATCCAATTTTATACGAACTTATTCGCTGATAAAAGTATAGGCGAATCCTTATATCTTGCAAAAGAACATGCCAGAAGGAATTACGATCCAAGCGATCTAACGTGGACCAATTATAGCCTACATGGACAACCGATCATCAGAGTGGTTTCCGATCCTACAAAAGGTAAACCGGTCCATAAGATAATTAACCCTTCTTTAATATTCAAATTTTATCCAAACCCGATCGCGGCGTCTTACTACAAGTTTACTGAAAAGCAAAAAGAAGAATCTCTCACTTCTTACCAATTGATGGAATACTTGATCTTTGCGTTCGAAGAATTTTCAAAAGTGATCGGAGGGATCTTATTCAGCGATCACCAGAATCATTCATTAGGAAAATATATCCCGAATAATCCGGACGATGCTTATAATACGGAGAGATGGTGGGAACTTATGTTCCAATGCCTTCATGATTTCAGAAAATTAGAGATCACTCCTGTTGTTACTGATCTACCTGAAATACTTTTCGCAAACAAAGATACAATCTCTAAGATGATCCAATGGATCGATCTGTATTCCAAAGGACAGATCCAACCAGAATCCGCTGATGGATATTTGATCACATTCCAGTATTATTTCGAAAACCTTCTGACTGAGTTAGAGGAATTAGAGAGGATCAGTATCTTCTTAGTTTCTACAAACTCGAACAATCACCTATTCTTCCGTGGTATAAAACCTGAATCTTCTTTAGTAGCTGCTCCGATGATCAAACAAGATTTTATAGGAGAACAGATCGAAAAGTATAGAGGAAAGGTAATCGTTTTCCACGAAGATAGACTGCAAATCTTCCCTCTCAACTGCAATATAGTAGAAAATCCAGAAACCAAAGAATTGGAACTAGCATTCTTGGGATTTCTCCCATCTAAATCCGGGAATCTGCCTCACGGCGGTTTATAA